CTCAAACCTACATCTTTACCAATtgtctacttttccaatattctTAAGGGCAAAGAAAAGGACACGAATGTTCTACACGTTCTCATGCCTCTACTGCTACGAAGAGGGACATAGAAGAAAACAGACCCGGTGATCCGCTAATAGATACGTTGGTTTACAATAGTATTGTACATATGAGTGGCATTGGCCAAATCCCAAACATTTGTTAAAATGGACCGAAATTTTCAACTAAATTCCTGGCCCATCAATGGAAAATGGTTGGGATTTGGCCCACACCAAACAAGCGTCACTGGACTAACGGTGGCAGGGTCTGTGCTCAACACTCTATTCTTGTCGTTACTCCTCCCTCCACTTTCTCGCGGTCTCGTCCAATGACAGGTGGCCCATGGAGCCAGCCAGAGCCAATCACATCCACCCAAACTATCGCCCTCTGTCTCTCtcccactccactccactctcCAGAAGTGAAAAAGTCCCTACACTCCCTACCCTGTCTGCCTGTGTAGACCCCCCGTGCCCCTGCCACTCCCATCAACCCCCATTAAACAAACCAGAATCCACGCAAGCAGCAGCCGAAGGGATGCTCGCGACGCCCACCCACGCCCCCCACAACCCCGCATcgtcatcaccaccaccactcctcgcctcctcccacTCCCACTTCCGACTCGCCTCCTCCCACCCCCACCTCTTCCGAGGCAGCCCACGATCGCGCCTCCGTCTCATCCGCGATCCCGGCCGAGCCGATCCGcttgcaggcggcggcggcgggagggtggtgggggtgtcggcggcggggaggacggcatcatccgccgcggcgcccgcggAGATGGAGTGGGTGCGGGTGCTGGAGGAGGGGGTGTTCCGGTTCGACGCGTCGGGggccgcgcgggcggcggccgcgcccagCTTCTCGTTCGCGGAgccgcggcggagggaggcggcgcgggagggCGCGGATACCCCCGCCGTCGTGCCGGCGTGCCACGTGGTCGGGGACGCCCAGAAGGTTCTGATTAAGGTACGGGTTTATTCGCTTGGGGGGCAACGCGCGTGGGGTTTGTGAACTTGTGTGTCGCTACTGTACTGTGTCTGTGTGGCGTGGGAAtgaggcggcgaggcgaggtgatttttttttttttggattttccgCTCCTGCATCTGCATGAGGAGCTGATCCGCGTGGGGGTGGCGATTTTTCGCTTTATTGTTCTGGAAGAGGGGAACGAGCCAACGGCATTGCTGCGACGATGCAGTCGCATTGTAATTCACGTGCAGCTGGGGACCTGGGGTGACAATCGTATAAAATACAACACGTTTTCTCGTAGCTGTTTTGGGGTAATACATCTTTTGTTTGCAGAATCTTATTGAAATGATATAATACAATGTGATCATCACATTCATAGGATTAAATGCATCCATTTATGGTATGGGATGAATTTGTATGTTTAGCAGTTAAATTTAGTCTTCTGATGTCAttgtcccgttcttttctccaacaagagttggttgaagattaagattttcatggcacgcttttcaaactgctaaacagtgcgtttcgtgcaaaaactttctatatgaaagttgctctaaaatataatactaatctacttttcaagtttgtaataattaatcttcatcttcatctccatcttcaggagaaaagaacaccatccGTACACATCATGAAACCACATATAAACGCAATATATTAAGTCCCTAATCTGCCTGATATAAGTTGAAACTTTGACATTTACTCCTTTTGATGTACATTCATGCTAGATGGTCTTCTCGATGAAGGATAAAATGGTCCAGAATCCAGATGTTTAATTTAATGTTCCATTGCTTTTTTATGCTCACCAAAATGTTGGAAACATTTAATATTAAGCAATCCATAGCACTAAGTTGACACCCCAATGTCTGTCAAAGAGAGCAAAATCCTATAGTGGTTACTAGTAAAACATGACTTCTGTCTACTTTATACTACATTTGCACAGACCTTCTCCTTGAAAACTACACAAAATGTCCATTAGTAAGATACCGGACAAATTTGCATGTTTTGGCTTACTTGGCTGTTCACTTGATCCAACAGCTTCCTGCTGGGACGTCTTTCTATGGCACAGGAGAAGCAAGTGGCCCGCTCGAGAGGACTGGGAAAAGAGTACGTTATCTGCTTGAAGAAATTGTTTGTCATTTCTTGTAAATTCTAGTTCTTAGCTGTTTACAAACATTTGATCTCGTGTTATGTTTTCCACTAGGTTTTTACTTGGAACACAGATGCATGGGGTTTTGGGCCAGGAACCACTTCATTATATCAGTCACACCCTTGGGTTTTGGCTGTCCTCCCTGATGGAAAGGCACTAGGTGTCCTTGCTGACACTACACAGCGTTGTGAAGTATGCTGAGTGTATTTCTTTGTAGATTCTGATGGTGATAAATTAACTTAGATGCGTCTTTTAGCTCAGTAATCTTATGTTATCACAGATTGACTTGCGAGAAGAATCTACTATAAAGTTTTCTGCTCCATCTGCTTATCCTATAGTTACTTTCGGGCCATTCAATACACCATCAGAAGTTATGTCATCCTTGTCCCATGCAATTGGTACTTCTCATAACCAATTTCCTCATGCAGTAATGAACTATATACTTGAAATGCTATAAATCAACAATCTGTTTATATCTCTGCTTTATGTGAGAAATACTTTCTTGTTTCCATAATGTAAAATTGTGAAGTCAAGTCATATATCCTTGCTCTAGTACAAAGCAGATTTTCTGATGTGAATCACGCAATTCCATTTTGACTAAATTGTTAATAATGCTAATGTTGTATAgttttttctgaaattttttttactgtaATTCTTTAGTCAACTGTTCTGGCACTATTAGTTGGCAACGTTCAAGACATCCTGTAGAGTTTGAACTTTTGATCACTTGACCCACTGGAAGATTTCAGTGGCTGATGTAGGGTACAAGGTCTGGATCCTGTATGAGCCTTATGTCCTCGATGTGTCCCCAAGTTAAATGTTAATaggttattttatttttttcccactaaaagttcaaataaaaatattccAATGTAGGAACTGTGTCGATGCCACCAAAGTGGTCGCTTGGCTATCAGCAATGCCGCTGGAGCTATGATTCTTCTGAGAAAGTACTCAAGGTATTGTCTTGCAAGAGTAGGTTTGATTTTCTACGTGTACATTTTTCTGATGGAAATGCCAGTGGCAGCAATTCCTACTATTTAATTATGATGAATCAAGTGTATAGTTAGCAGTGTTAATGCTCAGTTCATGACTTTGCAAAGGTTGTTTTTGGTGAGTTGGGCTAGGTTTTGAGCTTCTTGGCCCAACCTTCATGTACGTTAGTTCAGGTGGATTTGGCTAGTTTAGGAAGGATTAGGACAAATAATTGATGGTTAAGGTGTTTTTTACCAAGAGATTAAAATGGGTTATGTGAGCCAGTTTTGCTTAGAAGCAGTACACTTGATTAGAGTGGGTTTGTTTATTGGGCCTCCTCCTGTAGTATTTGTTCCTTCTTTCAATGTGCATCCTCAGTAGGTATCATGATGTTGCATGTTGAGGTGAAGTCGCCATAGCTGAAATTTTTTGGATTACTTCATTTGTCGCTGGAGGAGCTTGATGGAGAAGTCATCTCACTGAGAAAACTTGTGCCACCGTGGAGATTGAAACATGGAGAGGTTCAGTGCTGAAGCTTGGTGGAATGTGCATAATGTTTCAATAAATACATTTGACGACCTGATTGTCATTTGGGACATGCTCATTAGTCCTTACTGTTGACATCCTTCTATTCTCATTAATTATACTACTTTTATCACCTTCACAAGCATGTAGGTAAAATGATTGTTATGTACTGTTATTTTGTCCctgatatatttgttttatgatTTTATCAAAGCAAGGTGTATTTCTGAAACATTATGATAATGTTTGCAAGTTACCAAAATGGACAAAATTCTATTTATGGACCACAatgttgcaatttttttttctgctgtaTAGCAAACTACtcatgtgattgatctattTGCCACTAGCTTACATAAATATCAGTTCAATCCTCATTGCTTTGTCAGAATGCATTTTGAGGCTTGATAATGTTTTACTGATGATATGTTCATGCTGATACATAGTTATTTTTTGCTTCACAGGTTGTTAGAACATTTCGAGAGAAAGGTATTCCTTGTGATGTGGTCTGGATGGATATTGACTATATGGATGGTTTTAGATGCTTCACATTTGATAGTGTAAGTACCTGCATAAGATTTATCTGTGTCCAAAAGACTATATGTAAATATCTTAAAAATCCCAAATAGTGCCAGGTAGTGTTATGGAAAGTGCATTTTTATAGATTTATTTGCACTGTTATTTAGTAGTTTGGCATCTGTTATGTTACAGAGTCGTTTTCCTGATCCAAAATCTATGGTTGATGATCTCCATTCCATCGGTTGCAAAGCAATCTGGATGCTTGACCCTGGGATTAAGAAAGAGGAGGGCTACTTTGTGTATGAAACTGGTTCAGAAAATGAGGTTTGGATTCAAAAGGCGGATGGTAGCCCATTCATAGGTATATACTGATTTAATAAGTTCATTTGTAATCTTCATGAACTTATCAGTATGAGATACCTCATATATTATATGCAGGGGAGGTATGGCCTGGTGATTGTGTTTTCCCTGATTTTACCTGTAAAAGAACTCGCACCTGGTGGGCTAGTTTGGTAAAGGATTTCATCTCCAATGGTGTTGATGGAATATGGAATGATATGAACGAGCCTGCTGTTTTCAAAGTATATGATCTATCATGAGTCACTTATTTGTATGTCATGCAGTTCCATTTCCCTTAGTTACTGTAACTAATGCTGTCAACTTACAGTCTACTACGAAAACAATGCCTGTAAGCAATATCCATAGAGGAGATGATGACATTGGTGGTGTCCAGAATCACTCGTACTATCACAATGTAATTTTTTGCACTATTTGTCAATAAAAGGATATCACTTATGCTTGATGTGCATTTTGTGCTTTAATACTTATAATATTCAGGTATACGGAATGCTAATGGCAAGATCAACTTATGAAGGAATGGCAAAGGCCAATACTGAGAAACGACCATTTGTTCTTACAAGAGCTGGTTTTATAGGAAGCCAGCGCTATGCTGCAACATGGACCGGTGATAATCTGTCAAATTGGGAGCATTTGCACATGAGTGTACCAATGGTTCTTCAGTTGGTAAGTGATATTAATCCCAGTGTACATAATTGTTTCTTCTCAAAGTTGTACCATTTGCCTAGTCTTTTTCCATATTCACTAATTTCTCCCCTGTTGATCTAAAATAATAGAAACCTTACAATCGTTTTCATGAACACTGCACTTCTTAATTCTTATATGTTTGGTGTCAACTAGTTTAGCTTTTGATACTGGGATGTAATCATACCAAATGCAACTTGTGGTCAAAGCAACATTATGTCAATTTTATCATTATTGAGGACAGTTGCCTTTTGTAGTTACTTACAGAATACTAGCTGCACtttaataataattatatttttcttgtttatGTATTACCTGTAAGCAAAATACTGTTGAGGGCCATCTTTTCATGGATTAGTTACATGATACATAGTTTATTTGGTGTAGCCTCTATTAAAGATTGTCATTCCAAATTCTGGTTACTTTTACACAAGTCACTCTTATTACATTTAGAaagtaaatataaatatattttgtgatcTGAAAATACTCAAGAGTGCACCTCTACTAGTGTTTCACTCTACTGCAGCCTAATAACATGTGTTTATTCAGGGTCTCAGTGGTCAACCATTATCAGGTCCTGATATTGGTGGGTTTGCTGGAAATGCCACTCCAAAACTTTTCGGAAGATGGATGGGTTTGGGTGCTTTATTTCCATTTTCACGTGGTCATACTGAAACTGGAAGCATTGACCATGAGCCATGGTCCTTCGGTGAAGAGGTATTGCTTAATACTCCACCACCACACGTGGGCATATgtgggcatgcatgcatgagaatCATATTGCCCTCCAAGAAGCTTTGTCCTCTTTGCTTGTTTCTGCTTTTCTACATTTTACCTTTCCTTACGGTATGAAAAGCTGATAAAAGTTTGGTAGTAAATCAATATCTTTTTGTTTAGTATAGTGTAACAAAAACATTGGTGAGCCTACATGTTCTTGATATCACTGTAGTTTCTTTTCGAATACTTCCTCAATTACACTATGCTAGTGATTTTGCCACACATCATGAATTACAATTTGTTCAATATTTTCTACTCTGTTCACAAATAGATTTCCTAGAATGCACgcaatggacaaaagtttgaaGATTTGACATGTGACAGTTACATTAGTAGGTTCATCATGAAAAAAACTCATATACTACCTCAAAAGTATAACGTCCTAGACTAGAATGCAGGCAGATTGCAGTCAAACCTTGAATTATTAAATCATTaatagatgaaaaaaatattaggatTTAACATTTGAAAATGACAATTGTAGATTTATCATacaacaactttcatatagttagatttttaatagtttttataaatatataaataaataattagaaAGAGTAATGATAAGATGTGCATTGGAAAGTTGGAAACTGTGTTGATgtccaaaacatcaaatagaagAGAACGGGGGTAGTAGTTATATATTTTGCAATCTTTTCCAATGTATGATTAAAGAAAGTAATAACCAAACCTGTGAATTGGAGATTGTGTCCATGTCCTAAATGACAAGCAAAAAAGAATGGAGTATGAGCTCTCTCTTAAAGGTGTTATTGCTGCGCTACCAGTTTACCTTCCTCTCACATACGATATTGTAGTTTCTAACAGTTGATGAATATTTCAGTGCGAGGAAGTTTGCCGTCTTGCATTACTTAGACGGTATCGTCTACTGCCTCATATCTACACTTTGTTTTACTTTTCACATATGAAGGGTACTCCAGTTGCCGCTCCAGTTTTCTTTGCTGGTAATAATCTTTCTAACTTCTATTGTTGTCTAAGTTGTCTTATATGTTCATGGATTGTAGAAGAATGTAGCATTATAAGTTCATGTATTATTTGCGCTGCTAAAATAAGGTCCTGTTTGTAAATTCTCAATAATGGATTGTAGAAGAATGTAGCATTATAAGTTCATGTATTATTTGCGCTGCTAAAATAAGGTCCTGTTTGTAAATTCTCAATAAATAGCGCGATTCCTACTGGGAACCTACAAATTGTCCAACAAAGTATTGGGTACAAAGTATCATTTTCATTTTCCGTTTTTCTTTGCAGATCCACAAGATCCAGAATTAAGGAAAATCGAGACTTCCTTTCTGTTGGGACCACTTTTAGTCTGTGCAAGGTAATAGTTTGAAAATAATGCCCTCACAATATCcagttttttctttgtttttgaaAGCCAAGATATGTGTGCATGTCAGTAGGATTGTGCATGAAGTTTCTATATGTGTTGATTTTGCATGCTGGACCAGGAATATAAAGTTCTGTCCTAACCGCCCTGATCTTTTGGCAGCACTGTACCTGATAAAGGAGCTCATGAATGTTCACATAAGTTGCCAAAGGGCAATTGGTTGCCTTTTGATTTCGGAGATTCACACCCTGTAAGTTCATCAGTTAACTCATGCTATGCTGtcttaaattttattttgagaCTAAATTTTACTAATTAATGAATTGTTATATAGGATCTGCCGGTCCTGTTTTTACAAGGTGGAGCAATACTTCCTATAGGCCGTCCTATTAAGCATGTTGGTGAAGCAAGTTTGGAGGATGATTTATCACTAATTATATCGTTGGATGAAAATGGTATGCCTACacattctaattattttttttaacattgcctttgtatttttttcttttgtttttcactAATTATATCATTGGTTACATGCTTAATTAAAACTATCTAAAACCATACCTTCTTCCTTTGTGAAGTTCACATCTAATAACTGTTAGTAATATGTAAAGTAAAATGGTTATTATTTGTTTATAATGGATAAGGCAACAGAATTCACACCATAACAGATTAGGCTGCATTCGACTTAGTGAGAAAGAGAAAATTTTCCTCGTTTTCCACAcacgcttcccgaactactaaacggtgcgctttttttgcaaaaaaattttataggaaagttgctttaaaaaatcatatttatccacttatcaagtttaaaataattgatTCTCAATTAGTTATATGCTAATggctcatctcgttttgcgttTCTCCAccttctcttttttcctccactcaaacacacccttaacctATATTTCCCATGGCTTTGTGCATTAGTAAGCCTAAAAATGTTGAAACCATGGAATATCATACTCATAGTCATACCTTGTTTTACAGGTAAAGCTGAAGGTGTTCTCTTCGAAGATGCTGAGGATGGATATGGGTTCACACAGGGGAACTATCTGTTGACATATTATGTTGCTGAGCTCCACTCGTCAGTGGTTTCTGTGAAGGTCTTGAAAACTGAAGGATCTTGGAGGAGACCTAAACGGAACTTAAACATAAGTATATTACTTGGTGGAGGTGCTATGGTATGTGTGTTGCTTTGGGTTCTGTTGTCACATCCAGACATAAATTGATCTTAATTGTTA
The window above is part of the Oryza sativa Japonica Group chromosome 7, ASM3414082v1 genome. Proteins encoded here:
- the LOC4343041 gene encoding uncharacterized protein; its protein translation is MLATPTHAPHNPASSSPPPLLASSHSHFRLASSHPHLFRGSPRSRLRLIRDPGRADPLAGGGGGRVVGVSAAGRTASSAAAPAEMEWVRVLEEGVFRFDASGAARAAAAPSFSFAEPRRREAAREGADTPAVVPACHVVGDAQKVLIKLPAGTSFYGTGEASGPLERTGKRVFTWNTDAWGFGPGTTSLYQSHPWVLAVLPDGKALGVLADTTQRCEIDLREESTIKFSAPSAYPIVTFGPFNTPSEVMSSLSHAIGTVSMPPKWSLGYQQCRWSYDSSEKVLKVVRTFREKGIPCDVVWMDIDYMDGFRCFTFDSSRFPDPKSMVDDLHSIGCKAIWMLDPGIKKEEGYFVYETGSENEVWIQKADGSPFIGEVWPGDCVFPDFTCKRTRTWWASLVKDFISNGVDGIWNDMNEPAVFKSTTKTMPVSNIHRGDDDIGGVQNHSYYHNVYGMLMARSTYEGMAKANTEKRPFVLTRAGFIGSQRYAATWTGDNLSNWEHLHMSVPMVLQLGLSGQPLSGPDIGGFAGNATPKLFGRWMGLGALFPFSRGHTETGSIDHEPWSFGEECEEVCRLALLRRYRLLPHIYTLFYFSHMKGTPVAAPVFFADPQDPELRKIETSFLLGPLLVCASTVPDKGAHECSHKLPKGNWLPFDFGDSHPDLPVLFLQGGAILPIGRPIKHVGEASLEDDLSLIISLDENGKAEGVLFEDAEDGYGFTQGNYLLTYYVAELHSSVVSVKVLKTEGSWRRPKRNLNISILLGGGAMISSRGIDGEEVHLTMPSDSEVSSLVATSELEQKKRLEMIKPIPDMDEPAGQEGAELSKTPVDLKSGDWMLKVVPWIGGRIISMTHLPSDSQWLHSRIEINGYEEYSGTEYRSAGCTEEYNVMRRYLEQSGEEESVCLEGDIGGGLVLQRHISILKDNPKIFQIDSSIQARNVGAGSGGFSRLVCLRVHPTFTLLHPTEVVVAFTAINGSKQEISPESGVVLEGDMRPDGEWMLVDNCVGLSLVNRFDPSQVSKCLVHWGTGDVNMELWSEERPVSKETPLRICHQYEVRQTN